Proteins from one Algiphilus sp. genomic window:
- a CDS encoding aminotransferase class V-fold PLP-dependent enzyme yields the protein MPAASASPFALPDDIIYLNAAASGPRLHAVNAAAHDAVDQSARSWAFDIEAWFDHIEALRALAADTLGTEPAGLAFVPAASYGIAVAARNLPLGADRTAVLLAGEYPSNRNAWMVAAERDGGACIDAAPEAGETWTDAVLRSIDDRTAVVCVPPVYWTDGAPLDLHAIARAARDRGAALVVDASQSLGALPFDFDGIAPDFVASAGHKWLLGALGFGWLWAAPHWRAHGSPIEETWLAREYRESFGTASPEPLPPYRPGASRFDAGAFARPVDVAMATAAMQQLSDWTVPGIRDRLAALTGHLGERLSAHGMAALMPADHAAHMCTLRPPAERLDAVAAAVADAGIVFSRRGGGLRIAPHLNVDRAQLDRLVDVLRAAL from the coding sequence ATGCCCGCAGCATCCGCATCGCCATTCGCGCTGCCCGACGACATCATCTACCTCAATGCCGCGGCCAGCGGCCCGCGCCTGCACGCGGTGAACGCGGCCGCCCACGATGCCGTCGACCAGAGCGCGCGCTCGTGGGCCTTCGACATCGAGGCGTGGTTCGACCACATCGAGGCCCTGCGCGCGCTCGCCGCCGACACCCTCGGCACCGAGCCGGCGGGCCTCGCCTTCGTGCCCGCGGCCAGCTACGGCATCGCGGTGGCGGCGCGCAATCTGCCGCTGGGAGCCGACCGCACGGCCGTCCTGCTGGCCGGCGAATACCCCTCCAACCGCAACGCGTGGATGGTGGCGGCAGAGCGCGACGGCGGCGCCTGCATCGACGCCGCCCCGGAGGCCGGCGAGACCTGGACCGACGCGGTGCTGCGCAGCATCGACGACCGTACCGCGGTGGTCTGCGTGCCGCCGGTGTACTGGACCGACGGCGCGCCGCTGGATCTGCACGCCATCGCCCGCGCCGCGCGCGACCGGGGCGCGGCGCTGGTGGTGGATGCCAGCCAGTCGCTGGGCGCGCTGCCCTTCGACTTCGACGGCATCGCGCCGGACTTCGTGGCCAGCGCCGGTCACAAGTGGCTGCTCGGGGCGCTCGGCTTCGGCTGGCTGTGGGCGGCACCGCACTGGCGCGCGCACGGCAGCCCCATCGAGGAGACCTGGCTGGCGCGCGAATACCGCGAGAGCTTCGGCACCGCCTCGCCCGAGCCGCTGCCGCCCTACCGCCCGGGTGCGTCGCGCTTCGACGCCGGCGCCTTCGCGCGGCCGGTGGACGTGGCGATGGCGACGGCCGCCATGCAGCAGCTGTCGGACTGGACCGTGCCCGGCATCCGCGACCGGCTCGCCGCGCTCACCGGCCATCTCGGCGAGCGCCTGTCCGCGCACGGCATGGCGGCGCTGATGCCGGCCGACCACGCCGCGCACATGTGCACGCTGCGCCCGCCCGCGGAGCGCCTCGACGCGGTCGCCGCGGCGGTCGCCGACGCCGGCATCGTGTTCTCGCGCCGCGGCGGTGGCCTGCGCATCGCGCCGCACCTGAACGTGGACCGCGCGCAGCTCGACCGGCTGGTCGACGTGCTGCGCGCGGCCCTCTGA